Proteins encoded in a region of the Ralstonia pseudosolanacearum genome:
- a CDS encoding type II toxin-antitoxin system RatA family toxin codes for MPLIVVKELIEEPIAKVWELVKNVEDYPRFMKPVQDVKILSRNGDTIDAEWEVELKGSLLRWSEREICHPQDHRIDFTQIEGDLEKFEGHWDLKKVSDHATEVELLVNFEIGIPMLRDMLNPVAEKALRENAMTMLRSFSVAK; via the coding sequence ATGCCGTTGATCGTCGTTAAGGAACTGATTGAAGAGCCCATCGCCAAGGTGTGGGAGTTGGTCAAGAACGTTGAAGACTACCCCCGGTTCATGAAGCCGGTGCAAGACGTCAAGATTCTGTCCAGAAACGGCGACACGATCGACGCAGAATGGGAAGTCGAACTCAAAGGGAGCTTGCTGCGCTGGTCCGAGCGCGAGATTTGCCACCCGCAGGACCATCGCATTGACTTCACCCAGATCGAGGGGGATCTCGAGAAGTTCGAAGGTCACTGGGATCTTAAGAAAGTATCGGATCACGCCACAGAGGTCGAGCTCTTGGTGAATTTTGAAATCGGCATTCCTATGCTCAGGGACATGCTGAACCCGGTCGCGGAAAAGGCGTTACGAGAGAATGCAATGACCATGCTGCGTTCCTTCAGTGTCGCGAAGTGA
- a CDS encoding nucleotidyltransferase domain-containing protein: protein MKSASLHNAMDRHGLTDKDLLEEVLSAVPQACAVVVTGSLAADFGNEHSDIDLVCIVPDGQFSQLPIMVYRDGAKIDCEYWLLPDLMAAMDRVSGADLLQGVGHFQEWKKLTRSLQFLIKLSVAYSLHVTESIQPLWDYVHSQDFKHRIQSWWSLEALRLMAAARHALPSQPRFANNLYSEAVLAALSSQATEQSLLFGKKWLGEKLRRSSNETGLALYHLALELPCGDEVQVRERCQELDRMLGRFSVLEPWLCRANALSWWLTPAARLNKFADCLLLWQGKVGYEFPRKHPAESWCCDQPLQTGEAAAMDDSDITLLFKDGLVWPGLAFSSSTEGAAR from the coding sequence ATGAAGAGCGCCAGCCTCCACAACGCCATGGACCGCCATGGCCTGACTGACAAGGATTTGCTGGAGGAAGTCCTGTCGGCGGTCCCACAAGCATGCGCCGTCGTCGTGACGGGTTCCCTAGCCGCCGATTTCGGCAACGAACACAGCGACATTGACCTAGTGTGCATCGTGCCCGACGGTCAGTTCTCGCAGTTACCCATCATGGTGTACAGGGATGGCGCCAAGATTGACTGCGAGTACTGGCTGTTACCCGACCTGATGGCCGCCATGGACCGTGTCTCGGGTGCCGACCTGCTTCAGGGCGTCGGGCATTTCCAGGAATGGAAGAAACTGACCCGTTCGCTGCAGTTCCTGATCAAGTTGAGCGTGGCCTATTCCCTGCACGTCACCGAGTCGATCCAGCCACTATGGGATTACGTGCACTCACAGGACTTCAAGCACCGCATCCAGTCCTGGTGGAGCCTCGAAGCATTGCGCCTCATGGCTGCCGCGCGCCATGCGCTGCCCAGCCAGCCTCGCTTCGCCAACAACCTGTATTCCGAAGCGGTGCTGGCGGCGCTTTCATCACAGGCAACGGAGCAAAGCCTTCTGTTCGGCAAGAAATGGCTGGGCGAAAAACTCCGTCGGTCCAGCAACGAGACAGGATTGGCGCTTTATCACCTTGCGCTTGAGCTGCCCTGTGGAGATGAGGTGCAGGTCCGTGAGCGCTGCCAGGAACTCGACCGCATGCTGGGGCGTTTCAGCGTACTGGAGCCGTGGCTTTGCCGCGCAAATGCACTAAGTTGGTGGCTGACGCCGGCTGCCCGGTTGAACAAGTTTGCCGACTGCCTGCTGCTCTGGCAAGGTAAGGTGGGATACGAGTTCCCGAGAAAACATCCTGCGGAGTCATGGTGCTGTGACCAACCGCTGCAAACCGGCGAGGCCGCGGCCATGGACGATAGTGACATTACGCTGCTTTTCAAGGACGGCTTGGTGTGGCCCGGCTTGGCGTTTTCATCCTCCACCGAAGGAGCCGCACGGTGA
- a CDS encoding aspartate aminotransferase family protein codes for MSLESTLDSVRRHQSKGRAMLYAMSGIRDCEDHAKGCWVQSTSDRQYLDFGSFSVFLLGHCHPAVVDAVGQQLRRLPVSSRTLPSPIQAQACAALATFAPPQLSKVMLLNSGAEAVEAALKLAKAKTGRQSVIYLEKSYHGKTLGALSVTDAAVFRRGFISEANDNIRASRTDAEQVTALIMTQSPAAVILEPIQGEGGIHELPPAFRRAVRAACNEVGALLIHDEIQCGLGRSGEPWASLDTTDAIPDILLSGKGLGGGVVPVSALMATPQAFAPYDQDPILHSTTFGGNPLACAALIATLEALQEGQLWQHARALGQIAQEGLRQLVQRHSDLFSGVSGRGLMLGLHCRSGEVAAYLIRRCAEQMLLLTPCLTTPQTIRFTPPLIATKADIQFACDAMEKASRDVHTDLI; via the coding sequence ATGAGTCTCGAATCCACGCTCGACAGCGTCCGGCGTCACCAATCAAAGGGCAGAGCCATGCTCTACGCCATGTCGGGGATTCGCGACTGCGAAGACCACGCGAAAGGATGCTGGGTCCAATCCACTTCCGACCGGCAATACCTAGACTTCGGCTCGTTCTCCGTGTTCCTGCTGGGTCATTGTCATCCGGCCGTGGTGGACGCGGTCGGTCAGCAACTGAGGCGATTGCCAGTTTCTAGCCGGACACTGCCCTCGCCTATCCAGGCTCAAGCCTGCGCGGCACTGGCGACCTTTGCCCCGCCTCAACTCTCGAAGGTGATGCTGCTTAACTCAGGCGCAGAAGCGGTCGAAGCCGCCCTTAAGCTGGCCAAGGCCAAGACGGGGCGGCAAAGCGTCATCTATCTTGAGAAGTCCTATCACGGCAAGACGCTAGGTGCACTGTCGGTGACCGACGCCGCCGTCTTCCGCCGTGGCTTCATCTCCGAAGCGAACGACAATATCCGCGCCAGTCGCACCGATGCCGAACAGGTGACGGCACTGATCATGACGCAGTCCCCTGCTGCGGTCATCCTCGAGCCCATCCAGGGCGAAGGCGGCATTCATGAACTTCCGCCCGCTTTCCGCAGGGCCGTGCGCGCGGCGTGCAATGAGGTTGGTGCCCTCCTCATCCACGACGAGATCCAATGCGGGCTGGGCCGGTCGGGCGAACCGTGGGCGTCTCTGGACACTACAGACGCCATACCGGATATTTTGCTGTCCGGAAAGGGGCTGGGAGGGGGAGTCGTTCCCGTGTCCGCGCTGATGGCCACCCCGCAGGCCTTCGCCCCCTATGACCAGGACCCGATTCTTCACAGTACGACTTTTGGGGGCAATCCGCTGGCTTGCGCGGCGTTGATAGCTACCCTGGAGGCGCTGCAAGAAGGCCAATTGTGGCAACACGCTCGTGCGCTGGGGCAGATCGCGCAGGAAGGCTTGAGGCAACTGGTTCAGCGCCACTCCGATCTTTTCTCCGGTGTATCGGGGCGAGGGCTGATGCTGGGTCTGCATTGCCGGTCTGGAGAGGTCGCGGCCTATTTGATTCGCCGTTGCGCGGAACAAATGCTGCTGCTAACGCCTTGCCTGACAACCCCCCAGACCATCCGCTTCACACCGCCCCTAATCGCGACGAAAGCCGACATTCAATTCGCCTGCGATGCCATGGAAAAGGCGTCGCGGGATGTACATACAGATCTTATTTGA
- a CDS encoding SDR family oxidoreductase, whose translation MSRHILITGATGALGKGVMPALLASMPDARFTVLTRRPGQQPAVSRVAELQCDLTDSRWLRSLPDDLAHSVTGILHMAADVRWNATVEDAFKMNTSVCAVLADWAQSRCDRLEVFCYVSTAYVEAPSHLKCSPGFIQHEDRLYNNSYEYSKNLGEREVLARKLPSVIVRPSLILGDSRTGEIGSFNGLYTLLRFASQGLVPVVAGAGQAYVDTVSLDTVVDAILLALKRAPEPAGRIIWAISGEDAPRVEDLMNACVTGLNQFRTTRGASPIEPPAVVRYETYRRLYRPWFEQQASSIQKQMLEYIDVFTPYFSMSDVFRPEASHDVLTSPNWRTALPKIVGYWCEANQRTALKPLRPWKSSSISTQPAC comes from the coding sequence GTGAGCCGACATATCCTGATCACCGGCGCGACAGGCGCGCTTGGCAAAGGCGTGATGCCGGCCCTGCTGGCCAGCATGCCCGATGCACGCTTCACGGTTCTGACCCGCCGTCCCGGGCAACAGCCGGCTGTCTCACGAGTCGCGGAGTTGCAGTGCGACCTAACGGACTCGCGGTGGCTGCGGTCGCTGCCCGATGACCTTGCTCATTCGGTGACTGGCATTCTGCACATGGCCGCCGACGTCCGCTGGAACGCCACGGTCGAAGACGCCTTTAAGATGAACACGAGCGTGTGTGCCGTGCTGGCAGACTGGGCGCAGTCCCGGTGCGACAGGCTGGAGGTTTTTTGCTATGTCTCGACCGCCTACGTCGAAGCGCCCTCGCACCTGAAGTGTTCTCCTGGTTTTATCCAGCACGAAGATCGTCTCTACAACAACTCGTACGAATACTCCAAGAACCTGGGTGAGCGCGAAGTGCTGGCACGCAAGCTGCCGTCCGTCATCGTCCGGCCAAGCCTCATCCTGGGAGATTCGCGCACCGGCGAGATCGGGAGCTTCAACGGCCTGTATACGCTGCTGCGATTCGCCTCCCAAGGCCTCGTGCCCGTCGTTGCCGGTGCAGGCCAGGCCTATGTGGACACCGTGAGCCTGGACACTGTTGTGGACGCGATCCTGCTAGCCCTGAAGCGTGCGCCGGAGCCTGCCGGGCGCATCATATGGGCCATCAGCGGGGAAGACGCGCCGCGGGTAGAGGACCTGATGAACGCCTGTGTGACTGGGCTCAACCAGTTTCGGACAACCAGAGGCGCGAGCCCTATTGAACCCCCGGCAGTGGTGCGTTACGAAACCTACCGGCGGCTGTACCGACCGTGGTTCGAGCAGCAGGCATCGAGCATACAGAAACAGATGCTGGAATACATCGATGTGTTCACGCCCTACTTCAGCATGTCCGATGTTTTCCGTCCGGAAGCGTCCCACGACGTCCTGACATCGCCGAACTGGCGCACGGCGCTGCCAAAGATAGTCGGCTACTGGTGCGAGGCCAACCAGCGCACAGCGCTCAAGCCACTGCGCCCTTGGAAAAGCTCAAGCATCTCGACCCAGCCAGCCTGTTAA
- a CDS encoding multidrug effflux MFS transporter, producing the protein MTHTRDGQPLPLFFALLVAGLSMIGPFSIDTYLPALPAIADSLGTSTIYVQQTLTAYMLPFAIMTLWHGALSDALGRRTVIFAGLALYVVASLLCAAGGRLEVLLMGRALQGLVAGAGMVVSRAMISDLLDGAAAQRLMAQVTIIFAASPAIAPILGGQIFLFFNWHGIFIFMALFGALMLALGVRYLPETLPQEKRQSIKIRDMVQAYRQIFGHGPFRSVSLTLAFNLNGMFIYALSAPVFLISLLRFGPDQFGWLFIPVIAGMMAGSWISGRLAGNCPARRTVALGMGIMLATALANVLISALAPTSQLGALLPMPFYALGMGLTTPSLQLMTQNYFPERRGMASSCQASIQTGLTVITGGIVAPLVWGSVLSLSLTSLAFISLGWLAFSLSGPLKNNCLRYP; encoded by the coding sequence ATGACTCACACCCGAGACGGGCAACCGCTGCCCCTCTTTTTCGCGCTGCTCGTGGCAGGCCTGTCGATGATCGGGCCTTTTTCCATTGATACCTATCTTCCCGCTCTTCCGGCCATCGCGGATTCTCTAGGCACTTCGACCATATACGTGCAGCAAACCCTGACGGCTTACATGCTGCCCTTTGCCATCATGACCCTTTGGCACGGCGCCCTGTCGGACGCTCTTGGTCGGCGAACCGTAATCTTTGCTGGCCTGGCCCTTTACGTCGTGGCATCGCTGCTTTGCGCTGCCGGCGGACGCCTCGAGGTGCTACTGATGGGGCGGGCCTTGCAGGGTTTGGTGGCCGGCGCCGGCATGGTGGTGTCCCGGGCTATGATCAGCGACCTTCTTGATGGCGCCGCTGCCCAGCGCCTGATGGCCCAGGTGACCATTATTTTTGCTGCAAGTCCAGCCATCGCCCCCATCCTGGGTGGACAGATTTTCCTGTTCTTCAATTGGCACGGCATCTTCATTTTCATGGCCCTTTTTGGCGCACTGATGCTGGCTTTGGGCGTCCGTTATCTGCCGGAAACCCTGCCACAGGAAAAACGCCAGTCCATCAAGATCCGCGACATGGTCCAAGCCTATCGCCAGATATTTGGGCACGGCCCTTTCCGCAGCGTTTCCCTGACGCTGGCTTTCAATCTCAACGGCATGTTCATCTATGCGTTGTCCGCGCCCGTATTTTTAATTTCCTTGTTGCGTTTCGGACCGGACCAGTTCGGTTGGCTGTTCATACCTGTAATCGCAGGCATGATGGCGGGTTCCTGGATTTCTGGGCGGCTGGCCGGGAATTGCCCAGCGCGGCGCACCGTCGCGCTGGGCATGGGCATCATGCTGGCCACGGCCCTAGCCAACGTGCTCATTAGCGCCCTGGCACCGACCAGCCAGCTCGGAGCCTTGCTGCCCATGCCCTTCTACGCCCTGGGAATGGGCCTGACCACACCAAGCCTACAATTGATGACCCAAAACTATTTCCCTGAGCGGCGGGGCATGGCGTCCAGTTGCCAGGCCTCCATCCAGACTGGCTTGACCGTGATCACTGGCGGCATCGTGGCACCCCTGGTGTGGGGATCGGTCCTGTCGCTGTCCTTGACCTCCCTCGCCTTCATCTCTCTGGGGTGGCTGGCCTTCAGTCTGTCGGGACCGCTGAAAAACAATTGTCTGCGATACCCTTAA
- a CDS encoding acyl-CoA dehydrogenase family protein, producing the protein MSIEAIVNSIWPTVDNLIPPIVFSEVAEMAAAQEDSFVERASGLLGRHGYFGLPVPACFGGAGASVLVCCAIQARLAQADAGLALGMNMHLFSVGVILEQWRGKKDLSWALLEAVATQKRLIASAFAEPGLGGSILRSTCRAERVSGGYVVNGIKTPCSMVGRSDLICLQMVSTEPREDNLLVALIPTNSEGLTVRRTWSAMGMAHSESDTLKMENVFIPDDLVFYKTRAGQDDDPVFVWSLCWFAVTAVASYLGIAGKALQMTAAHLARANYSGGKRSRASYPEFQTGLGAVVDRYLLLANACKNVARAMDERQDPPQVVLASALSLRSSAVDVARSMADLSELCGGMSYGQQSPLAALWKDAQAILYHPPTRLVCHEMLGRIALGKAMFYELVGHTEEENLA; encoded by the coding sequence ATGAGTATTGAAGCAATAGTCAATTCAATTTGGCCGACCGTCGACAATCTGATACCTCCGATCGTATTTAGTGAAGTGGCCGAAATGGCCGCCGCACAGGAGGATTCATTTGTCGAGCGCGCCTCTGGCTTATTGGGTCGGCATGGCTATTTCGGCTTGCCCGTGCCTGCTTGCTTTGGCGGTGCAGGAGCAAGCGTGCTGGTGTGCTGTGCGATCCAAGCTAGGCTCGCACAAGCCGATGCGGGGCTGGCCCTCGGTATGAACATGCATTTGTTCTCGGTGGGGGTTATTCTCGAACAATGGCGGGGCAAGAAAGATCTTTCCTGGGCTCTGCTTGAGGCCGTCGCTACGCAAAAGCGCTTGATCGCGTCCGCCTTCGCCGAACCCGGTTTAGGAGGCAGCATTTTGCGTTCGACTTGCCGTGCAGAGCGCGTTAGCGGCGGCTACGTCGTTAATGGCATCAAGACGCCTTGCTCCATGGTGGGTCGCAGCGACCTGATCTGCCTGCAGATGGTGTCCACCGAGCCACGCGAGGACAACTTGCTCGTGGCGCTGATCCCCACGAACTCGGAAGGCTTGACCGTGCGTCGGACTTGGTCTGCCATGGGCATGGCGCATTCCGAATCGGACACCCTCAAGATGGAGAACGTCTTCATCCCCGACGACCTTGTGTTCTACAAGACGCGTGCTGGGCAGGACGACGACCCCGTGTTCGTCTGGAGCCTGTGCTGGTTCGCAGTCACGGCGGTGGCAAGCTACTTAGGCATTGCGGGCAAGGCGCTGCAAATGACGGCCGCTCATCTGGCGCGGGCCAACTACTCCGGAGGGAAACGATCGCGGGCGTCCTACCCTGAGTTCCAGACAGGCCTTGGCGCAGTCGTGGACCGCTACCTGCTGCTGGCCAATGCGTGCAAAAACGTCGCACGCGCGATGGACGAGCGGCAGGATCCGCCTCAAGTCGTGCTGGCCTCGGCATTGTCTCTGCGCTCATCAGCGGTTGACGTCGCGCGCTCCATGGCGGACTTGTCCGAACTATGTGGCGGAATGTCTTATGGTCAGCAATCACCTTTGGCCGCACTGTGGAAGGATGCGCAGGCCATTTTGTATCACCCGCCCACCCGTCTTGTCTGTCACGAGATGCTGGGTCGCATCGCCTTGGGCAAGGCCATGTTCTACGAACTCGTTGGACATACAGAAGAAGAGAACCTCGCATGA